The following are from one region of the Magallana gigas chromosome 4, xbMagGiga1.1, whole genome shotgun sequence genome:
- the LOC105341587 gene encoding gelsolin-like protein 2: protein MIKQKQYDWKDSNLALFGSDTERQVKKDSAEQEKAWKKAGQKCGLQIWRIVKFKVTEWPKEDYGKFFDGDSYIILNTYKEESSEALLYDVHFWIGKYSTQDEYGTAAYKTVELDTYLDDVPVQHREVQGHESDLFRSYFKEITYLHGGADSGFRAVKPEEYTPRLFHFHGDKFGVTVKEVVRDKSRLDDTDAYILDLGLTIYQWNGQGCNKDERFKALQYVNKLKEERSGKRIQVEVIDQNSSDEEDFLRHLDGGKEEDQFDNSSDYEAGDKTKELFRLSDAEGSMKFSPEKKGKVSMGDFDSKDVFIFDTKEELFVWIGKATTPAERKNAMTYAHNYLMKSDHPLLPISCLKEGRENRNFSAALAA, encoded by the exons ATGATCAAACAGAAACAATACGATTGGAAGGACAGTAACCTGGCCCTATTCGGCTCGGACACAGAGAGACAAGTCAAAA AGGACTCTGCCGAACAAGAGAAAGCTTGGAAAAAGGCGGGCCAAAAATGTGGACTACAAATATGGCGGATTGTG aaattcaaAGTCACAGAATGGCCAAAAGAGGATTATGGGAAATTTTTTGATGGCGACTCATACATCATTCTCAAT ACTTACAAAGAAGAGAGTTCCGAGGCACTTCTCTATGACGTCCATTTCTGGATTGGGAAATACAGTACTCAG GATGAATACGGAACTGCGGCTTACAAGACAGTGGAGCTAGACACGTACCTAGATGACGTCCCCGTACAGCACAGAGAAGTTCAAGGTCACGAGTCAGATCTCTTCCGGTCCTATTTCAAAGAAATCAC CTATCTACATGGCGGCGCTGACAGCGGATTCCGGGCGGTCAAACCGGAAGAATACACGCCACGTCTGTTCCATTTCCATGGCGACAAGTTCGGAGTCACAGTAAAAGAG GTGGTTCGGGATAAAAGCCGATTGGATGACACAGATGCTTACATATTGGACCTGGGTCTCACTATTTACCAGTGGAACGGGCAAGGTTGCAACAAGGACGAAAGATTCAAg GCGTTGCAGTATGTGAATAAACTGAAAGAGGAAAGAAGTGGGAAGCGGATTCAAGTAGAGGTGATAGATCAAAACTCCAGTGATGAG gaGGACTTTTTGCGCCATCTGGACGGGGGTAAGGAGGAGGACCAGTTTGACAATTCCTCTGATTACGAGGCCGGGGACAAAACCAAGGAACTGTTCAG ACTATCAGATGCAGAGggttcaatgaaattttcaccAGAAAAGAAAGGAAAAGTATCAATGGGCGATTTTGATAGCAAA gatgtattcatttttgataCGAAAGAGGAACTCTTTGTGTGGATTGGAAAAGCCACAACCCCAGCAGAGAGGAAGAATGCGATGACCTACGCTCAC AATTATCTGATGAAGAGTGACCATCCACTGCTTCCCATCAGCTGTCTCAAAGAGGGACGTGAAAACAGGAACTTCTCTGCTGCACTTGCGGCTTAA
- the LOC109617037 gene encoding tripartite motif-containing protein 3 → MAFSESQIPPDAQHYLVCGTEDCEKNCQFYCNDCHQPMCEQCRDEHQKNKKTKNHEVVPYKQRKRPLPVEKCKIHPTRNIELLCEECQIPICSKCTATKEHRGHAFTDLEFVFDEKVSLKCHEEIAKIRNYFDPISQDLKKEIAGDVTEIKKIMEDIRTSMKAEAKSVKKIVDTITSEKIEQVNKIEQSLLETLINQNQQIDDYLNYLNDLIKTYYGYLSPSNIEQLTCALKSENLMIRPIPETFKPVLPIYTAGQHSKEDVAKLLGRITVPNTKPENRKIKPIETASTELKLTGKQRQQDREKSDVKQTLSLSSSVTKVREYTVPNVDDVFHISLGKSGRLWVSDRYGNLVQTDLQGNQLQKIQTSGYRDEGYHTVTQDGDLIYTDKYYKVINRITPGNTITEFIKTGDWEPLSIHSSHINGDILVGMMKDEEVKVTRYNKTGTEIQNIQRDNKGQGLYSTPHYITENINGDVCVSDYHKHAVVVVDKSGQHRFSYTGQGSEFDPYGICTDVLGHIMVCDEISKTVDILDQDGQFLSLLLTSQQGVECPRSVCVDDENNLWVGQDDTNTVTVYKYLQ, encoded by the coding sequence ATGGCATTTTCTGAATCCCAAATACCACCTGACGCCCAGCATTATTTGGTGTGTGGCACTGAAGACTGTGAGAAGAACTGccagttttactgcaatgactgtcaccaaccaatgtgtgaacaatgcCGAGATGAACATCAGAAGAATAAGAAAACCAAGAACCATGAAGTAGTCCCTTATAAACAACGAAAACGACCGCTTCCTGTGGAGAAATGCAAAATCCATCCCACAAGAAACATAGAACTTCTCTGTGAAGAATGCCAGATTCCCATTTGTTCTAAATGCACAGCCACAAAAGAACATCGCGGCCATGCATTTACCGACCTAGAATTTGTCTTTGATGAAAAGGTCTCCTTAAAATGTCATGAAGAAATTGCCAAAATTCGAAATTATTTTGATCCAATTTCTCAAGATTTGAAAAAGGAAATTGCTGGTGATGTCACAGAAATAAAGAAGATCATGGAAGATATAAGAACATCCATGAAAGCTGAAGCCAAGTCAGTCAAAAAAATAGTAGATACAATTACATCAGAGAAAATAGAACAGGTCAACAAAATAGAACAGTCATTATTAGAAACATTAATCAACCAAAACCAACAAATTGATGATTACCTCAACTATCTCAatgatttaatcaaaacatattATGGTTACCTATCTCCCTCAAACATAGAACAATTAACATGTGCTCTCAAATCAGAAAACCTAATGATACGACCCATACCAGAGACATTCAAACCAGTCCTACCTATATATACTGCTGGTCAACACAGCAAGGAAGACGTCGCCAAACTATTGGGTAGAATAACTGTTCCCAACACTAAACCagagaacagaaaaataaagcCTATCGAGACTGCCTCTACAGAGTTGAAACTTACAGGGAAACAGAGGCAACAAGACAGAGAGAAATCTGACGTGAAACAAACACTGTCTCTGTCTTCCTCTGTCACCAAGGTCAGGGAGTACACAGTACCAAATGTAGATGATGTATTTCATATATCACTGGGTAAATCAGGCAGACTCTGGGTCAGTGATAGATATGGTAACCTTGTCCAAACAGATCTACAGGGGAATCAGCTACAGAAGATACAAACCAGTGGTTATAGAGATGAAGGCTACCACACAGTCACACAGGATGGGGATCTGATCTATACAGACAAATACTACAAAGTTATCAATAGGATAACACCGGGTAATACAAtcactgaattcattaaaacaggaGACTGGGAACCACTCAGTATACACTCCTCCCATATCAACGGGGACATACTGGTGGGGATGATGAAGGATGAAGAGGTTAAAGTCACCAGGTACAACAAGACAGGGacagaaatacagaacatacagaGAGACAACAAAGGACAGGGACTGTATAGTACACCACactacatcacagaaaacatcaatggtgatGTCTGTGTATCAGACTATCACAAACATGCTGTAGTGGTGGTGGATAAATCAGGACAACAcaggttctcctacacaggTCAGGGGTCAGAGTTTGACCCCTATGGAATATGTACTGATGTACTCGGTCACATCATGGTGTGTGATGAAATCAGTAAAACAGTTGATATTCTGGATCAGGACGGTCAGTTCTTGTCTCTACTACTCACATCACAACAAGGGGTAGAGTGTCCCCGTAGTGTGTGTGTGGATGATGAGAACAATCTCTGGGTGGGACAAGATGACACCAACACAGTGACAGTGTACAAGTATCTACAGTGA